In Priestia megaterium NBRC 15308 = ATCC 14581, the following proteins share a genomic window:
- a CDS encoding diacylglycerol/lipid kinase family protein encodes MKAAVILNPNAGNKKLVNEIDFICDRLNTVFETVTLYKTEQPGDGADLVRKLEGKADVIIGAGGDGTIYELINALAPLQQRPVFAILPGGTCNDFSRAIGMNQNPLKAVEQIIEKQTEAVDVGKHGEDYFLNFWGIGLVADVSENILEENKEKFGKLSYYMSVGRTLNQAEPFQLKMTSEKASYEGEAVMVLIGNGPFLGGTRAMLGNSSFQDGLLDVFVIKEMGIEPVMAWLQTSPDEEQLNPESNLMHFRAKEVHIETTPEKTVDCDGEKETTTPSTITVLHNHINMIVGNR; translated from the coding sequence ATGAAGGCAGCAGTGATTTTGAATCCAAACGCAGGAAACAAAAAATTAGTAAATGAAATTGACTTTATATGTGATCGGTTAAACACTGTATTTGAGACGGTTACTTTATATAAAACAGAGCAACCTGGAGATGGTGCCGATCTGGTAAGGAAATTGGAAGGCAAAGCGGATGTCATTATTGGAGCAGGAGGAGACGGGACAATTTATGAGCTCATCAACGCTCTTGCTCCGTTGCAGCAACGTCCTGTATTTGCTATTTTACCTGGTGGAACGTGCAACGACTTTTCGCGTGCAATTGGAATGAATCAAAATCCTTTAAAAGCGGTGGAGCAAATTATAGAAAAGCAGACGGAGGCAGTGGATGTTGGAAAACATGGCGAAGATTATTTTTTAAACTTTTGGGGAATCGGTCTCGTAGCTGATGTATCTGAAAATATTTTGGAAGAAAATAAAGAGAAGTTTGGTAAGCTCTCTTACTACATGAGCGTAGGCAGAACTTTAAATCAAGCAGAGCCTTTTCAATTAAAAATGACGAGCGAAAAAGCTTCCTATGAAGGAGAAGCTGTTATGGTGTTAATTGGAAATGGCCCTTTTTTAGGAGGAACTCGCGCTATGCTAGGAAACAGCTCATTTCAAGACGGATTATTAGATGTATTCGTTATTAAAGAAATGGGAATCGAGCCGGTTATGGCATGGTTACAAACAAGCCCTGATGAGGAACAGCTTAACCCTGAAAGCAACCTTATGCATTTTCGTGCAAAAGAAGTTCATATTGAAACTACTCCTGAAAAAACGGTAGATTGTGATGGGGAAAAAGAAACGACGACACCTTCAACGATTACGGTTCTCCACAATCACATCAATATGATAGTCGGAAACAGATAA